A window from Borrelia sp. P9F1 encodes these proteins:
- a CDS encoding Na+/H+ antiporter NhaC family protein, with translation MDTSKCVMPSFLGLVPFLVFIVVYIGTGVALEIQGVKMAFYQMPPIVAMLLGVVTAFLLFKGSFTDKINEFIKGCAQFDITFIYLIFMISGAFSSVCNQIGSIETVANIGLKYIPSNLLVAGIFLICLFLSTSTGSFMGTVVAVTPIGLEIANKSGIPLPMVAGAVLGGGAFGDSMSLISDTTIIASRTQGVKIRDVFNSGAWFAIPAAAMATVAFAIVGSSVENVNFVSDLTDISYLKVLPYLFVIVFAFLGVDVFLVLFLGILIAGGIGIFCGDLTLLSMSKNINRGLLDLSDMIILVILTGGMSYMAIKHGGFEWVLNKVRLLAKCRRSAEFTITFLIVMVTGFLANSGLAILVNGTVARGISESNSVCPKRCSALLSVSSCALIGALPYGMHMISVINLAKGTISPVDIISFLFYQAFLGVIIILSIIGVSLKSHILRFIRS, from the coding sequence ATGGACACGAGTAAATGTGTAATGCCAAGTTTTTTAGGACTTGTTCCCTTTCTTGTTTTTATTGTTGTATACATTGGAACGGGGGTGGCCTTAGAAATTCAAGGTGTCAAGATGGCTTTTTATCAAATGCCACCCATAGTTGCGATGTTGTTGGGTGTTGTTACAGCATTTCTTTTATTTAAGGGGTCGTTTACAGATAAGATAAACGAATTTATTAAAGGATGTGCACAGTTTGATATTACATTTATTTATTTAATATTTATGATTTCAGGTGCTTTCTCTTCTGTTTGCAATCAGATAGGTAGTATTGAAACTGTAGCGAATATTGGACTTAAATATATACCTTCTAATTTATTGGTGGCAGGTATATTTTTAATATGCCTTTTTCTCTCTACTTCAACTGGTAGTTTTATGGGTACTGTTGTGGCTGTTACTCCAATCGGACTTGAGATAGCAAATAAAAGCGGAATTCCTTTGCCAATGGTTGCAGGCGCTGTTCTTGGAGGAGGTGCTTTTGGAGATAGTATGTCTTTAATATCAGATACAACCATTATCGCCAGTCGTACGCAAGGAGTTAAGATTAGAGATGTTTTCAATAGTGGAGCTTGGTTTGCAATTCCTGCTGCCGCAATGGCAACCGTAGCGTTTGCTATTGTAGGTTCGTCTGTTGAGAATGTCAATTTTGTAAGTGATCTTACGGATATTAGTTATTTAAAGGTTCTTCCTTACCTTTTTGTTATAGTTTTTGCGTTTCTAGGGGTAGATGTGTTTTTGGTTTTATTTCTTGGGATATTGATTGCTGGTGGTATTGGTATTTTTTGTGGCGATTTAACTTTGCTTTCAATGTCTAAAAATATCAATAGGGGTCTGTTGGATTTAAGTGACATGATTATTCTCGTTATCCTTACTGGAGGAATGTCTTATATGGCTATTAAGCACGGAGGATTTGAGTGGGTTTTAAATAAGGTGAGGCTTTTAGCTAAGTGTAGGAGAAGCGCTGAATTTACGATTACTTTTTTGATAGTTATGGTTACAGGGTTTCTTGCAAATAGTGGTCTTGCGATTTTAGTTAATGGAACCGTAGCTAGGGGAATATCTGAGAGTAATTCGGTATGTCCTAAGCGATGTTCGGCTTTGCTTTCTGTTTCCTCTTGTGCTTTAATAGGAGCCTTACCATATGGTATGCACATGATAAGTGTAATAAATCTTGCAAAAGGAACCATATCTCCCGTTGACATCATTTCATTTTTGTTCTATCAAGCTTTTTTAGGCGTTATCATCATTTTGTCTATAATTGGTGTTAGTTTAAAAAGTCATATTTTGCGCTTCATTAGAAGCTAG
- a CDS encoding ABC transporter substrate-binding protein, whose translation MKKILILLALIVLSCHPEEKKDTLNILNWAEYIDEDLLAQFERDNNIKINYEIFNNNEEMMAKFNSTKGYYDIIVPSEYLIGELASENRIEKLDHSRLPNVRDNILEKLKDLEYDPGNAYSIPMFWGVMGILYNKTKVDVKDMNGFDILFNEKYRKEIAMLDSPKENIGVALKQLGYLFNEHDLSRIREAGEILKKQNSLLVGYFSDIAAKSLILNGEASIQLTWSGEAQDAMIKDANLDFYAPEGTNLWIDVMAIPSDAPHKELAYKFINFLYENEASYANFQETRYNSPNKNVLSCLKEEAVQNPEMKLYLEEKFLPKDFSKLEVFKTVPREVKEEQLRIYVELAS comes from the coding sequence TTGAAAAAAATATTAATATTACTAGCTTTAATAGTTCTATCTTGCCATCCTGAAGAGAAAAAAGACACTCTCAACATCCTTAATTGGGCAGAATACATTGATGAAGACTTGCTAGCTCAATTTGAAAGAGACAATAATATCAAGATAAACTACGAAATCTTTAATAATAATGAAGAAATGATGGCAAAGTTTAACAGTACAAAGGGTTATTATGACATAATAGTACCCTCAGAGTATTTGATCGGAGAATTGGCAAGTGAAAATAGGATTGAAAAATTAGACCACTCAAGATTGCCAAATGTAAGAGATAATATTTTAGAAAAACTTAAAGATCTAGAGTATGACCCTGGAAACGCTTACTCCATACCTATGTTTTGGGGAGTGATGGGAATACTTTACAATAAGACAAAGGTTGATGTAAAAGACATGAATGGGTTTGATATCCTGTTTAATGAGAAATACAGAAAAGAAATTGCAATGCTAGATTCTCCAAAAGAAAATATTGGAGTTGCACTTAAACAACTTGGTTACTTATTTAATGAACACGACCTATCTAGAATAAGAGAAGCTGGAGAGATACTAAAAAAACAAAACTCCTTACTAGTAGGATATTTCTCAGATATTGCTGCAAAATCACTAATACTTAATGGAGAGGCGTCTATTCAACTAACATGGAGTGGAGAAGCTCAAGATGCCATGATAAAAGACGCAAATCTAGATTTTTATGCTCCTGAGGGAACAAATCTTTGGATTGATGTAATGGCGATTCCATCAGACGCACCCCACAAAGAACTTGCTTATAAATTCATAAACTTTCTTTATGAAAATGAAGCGTCCTACGCAAATTTTCAAGAAACGAGATATAATTCACCAAACAAAAATGTATTGAGCTGTTTAAAAGAAGAAGCCGTGCAAAATCCTGAAATGAAATTATACTTGGAAGAAAAATTTCTTCCAAAAGATTTTTCAAAATTGGAAGTATTTAAAACAGTACCTAGAGAAGTAAAAGAAGAACAACTAAGGATATATGTGGAACTAGCTTCCTAA
- a CDS encoding ABC transporter permease, producing the protein MLNILKNTFLFFTFGFIYAPIIILVVYSFNAGDHGFFWQGFSLKWYREVFESQQIKTVIYNTLSVAVISSLVSVAVGVLGAYGIYKTQNKRIKTILLSINKIPIINPDIVTGISLMTFYSAIKVQLGFSTMLMSHIMFSTPYVVITILPKLYSLPENIINAARDLGASESQIFKNIIFPEIIGGVATGGLIAFTLSVDDFLISFFTTGQGFNNLSILINSLTKRGIKPIINAISSILFFVILSLLFIINKFVGIKKLTTDTEI; encoded by the coding sequence ATGCTTAACATATTAAAAAACACTTTTTTATTCTTTACATTTGGGTTTATTTATGCCCCCATAATAATTTTAGTAGTTTACTCCTTCAATGCAGGTGACCATGGCTTTTTTTGGCAAGGATTTAGCTTGAAATGGTACAGAGAAGTTTTCGAATCACAGCAAATAAAAACCGTAATATACAACACTTTATCCGTAGCAGTAATATCATCTTTAGTATCTGTTGCAGTTGGTGTCCTGGGTGCCTATGGTATTTATAAAACTCAAAATAAAAGAATAAAAACAATCCTGCTATCAATCAATAAAATACCAATAATCAACCCTGATATTGTAACAGGCATCAGTTTGATGACATTTTACTCGGCTATAAAAGTACAGCTAGGATTCTCCACTATGTTAATGTCACACATAATGTTTTCAACACCTTATGTAGTAATAACCATTTTGCCCAAGCTATATTCACTTCCAGAAAATATCATTAATGCAGCTCGTGACCTTGGGGCTTCAGAGAGTCAAATATTTAAAAACATAATATTTCCAGAAATAATTGGAGGAGTAGCCACAGGCGGACTTATTGCATTTACATTATCCGTTGATGATTTCCTAATATCCTTCTTTACGACAGGACAAGGCTTTAACAATTTGTCAATACTTATAAATTCTTTAACGAAAAGAGGAATAAAGCCAATTATCAATGCAATTTCTTCTATTTTATTTTTCGTAATACTTAGTCTTTTATTTATTATTAACAAATTTGTAGGAATTAAAAAATTAACAACAGACACAGAAATTTAG
- a CDS encoding ABC transporter permease, with product MNRITLGMYIIFLSIFVIIPLLIIIALGFLNENDELTFANFNRLLEPSYLRIFSRSTKLALIATIFCIIIGYPTAWFISISKKSIQNILIIMIILPMWVNTLLRTYAWIRILGRNGIINNLLETIGLTSMDLIYNEQAVTIGMVYNFLPFMVLPVYTGLLKIKPEYIEGARDLGARMWQILLYVKVPLTLSYLATGIIMVFIPSITVFIISDLLGGSKQILIGNLIEKQFLFVEDWHTGAAISFIVMIVILIFNLTILKLMQKNNVE from the coding sequence ATGAACAGAATAACATTGGGCATGTATATTATATTTTTATCAATCTTTGTTATAATCCCACTGCTCATAATCATAGCCCTTGGCTTCCTTAATGAGAATGACGAACTTACGTTTGCAAATTTTAACAGACTACTAGAACCAAGTTACTTAAGGATTTTTTCAAGAAGCACTAAACTCGCGTTAATTGCAACAATTTTCTGCATTATCATTGGGTACCCTACAGCATGGTTCATATCAATATCTAAGAAAAGTATTCAAAACATACTCATAATAATGATAATACTTCCTATGTGGGTTAATACCCTACTTAGAACTTACGCTTGGATAAGGATATTAGGAAGAAATGGAATTATTAATAACTTGCTTGAAACAATAGGACTTACCAGCATGGATTTGATATACAACGAGCAAGCTGTAACAATCGGTATGGTATATAATTTCCTGCCGTTTATGGTTTTACCTGTATATACAGGACTTTTAAAAATTAAGCCCGAATATATTGAAGGGGCAAGGGATCTTGGAGCAAGAATGTGGCAAATTTTACTATACGTAAAGGTGCCGTTGACATTATCTTATCTTGCAACAGGAATAATAATGGTATTTATTCCCTCAATTACAGTGTTTATCATCTCAGACTTGTTAGGTGGTTCTAAACAAATTTTAATTGGAAACTTAATCGAAAAACAATTCTTATTCGTAGAAGATTGGCATACTGGAGCTGCTATTTCTTTTATTGTTATGATAGTGATATTAATATTTAACCTCACAATACTTAAATTAATGCAAAAAAATAATGTAGAATAA
- a CDS encoding ABC transporter ATP-binding protein produces MNNLILEIKDLSHYYADGGSKTLDKINLKVKKNEFITLLGPSGCGKTTLIKILGGFLRQKEGEVYFLSREISGISPDKRELNTVFQNYALFPHMNVFDNIAFGLRMKKINKNLIKEKVRASLSLIGMQKYAYRNINELSGGQKQRVAIARAIVMEPKLLLLDEPLSALDLKMRQEMQRELKNIQRKLGITFIYVTHDQEEALTMSDRIVVMNEGAILQIGTPEEIYNEPNTKFVADFIGESNIFDGTYEDEFVVSMFGKNFECLDKGFQNKEPVDLVIRPEDVKILPKGKGHLSGVITSAIFQGVHYEMTLEIAKYNWLIQSTKLTKVGEEVDIFLEPNDIHVMGKEQ; encoded by the coding sequence TTGAATAATCTTATCCTAGAGATTAAGGACTTAAGTCATTACTACGCTGATGGTGGTAGTAAAACTCTAGATAAAATTAATTTAAAAGTTAAAAAAAATGAATTTATTACACTACTTGGTCCCTCAGGATGCGGGAAGACCACTCTCATTAAAATACTGGGAGGATTTTTAAGACAAAAGGAAGGCGAGGTCTACTTTTTATCAAGAGAAATTTCAGGAATTAGTCCTGATAAGAGAGAGCTTAATACTGTATTTCAAAATTATGCACTGTTTCCGCATATGAATGTTTTTGACAATATTGCATTCGGTCTTAGAATGAAGAAGATAAACAAAAATTTGATTAAGGAAAAAGTAAGGGCATCTCTTTCTTTGATTGGAATGCAAAAATACGCTTATAGAAACATTAATGAATTATCGGGAGGACAAAAACAAAGGGTTGCGATTGCAAGGGCAATAGTTATGGAACCTAAACTTTTGCTATTAGACGAACCACTCTCTGCACTCGATTTAAAGATGAGACAAGAGATGCAGAGGGAGCTTAAAAATATACAAAGAAAGCTTGGAATCACTTTTATTTATGTTACTCATGACCAAGAAGAAGCCTTAACAATGAGCGACAGAATAGTTGTGATGAATGAGGGAGCCATTCTTCAAATTGGAACTCCTGAGGAAATCTACAACGAACCTAATACAAAATTCGTGGCTGATTTTATTGGAGAAAGTAATATTTTTGACGGAACATACGAGGATGAGTTTGTTGTTAGTATGTTTGGAAAGAATTTTGAATGCCTTGACAAGGGGTTTCAAAATAAGGAACCGGTTGACCTCGTAATACGACCAGAAGATGTAAAGATACTTCCCAAAGGTAAGGGACACTTAAGTGGAGTTATAACTTCGGCAATATTTCAGGGTGTTCACTACGAAATGACACTAGAGATTGCAAAATATAACTGGTTAATCCAGAGTACAAAACTTACGAAAGTCGGAGAAGAAGTTGATATTTTCCTAGAACCTAATGACATTCATGTAATGGGTAAAGAGCAATAG
- the ylqF gene encoding ribosome biogenesis GTPase YlqF, with product MPNKINWFPGHMKRALRLINENLKRTNIVLEILDARAPLSSKNPITEQIIKNTGKEKIILLNKSDLTIEREILKWGSYFASLGDHVIISNIYKKGMKKQIIDKIKKVASVKKIRTYTEKIKVLVIGIPNVGKSSIMNLIVGKKSASVANKPGHTKNIQIVKANEEINIFDTPGLLWHNLEDQEIAKKLAILDMIKEEIIDSIDLSLYLLKEMHNNNKSNLLDRYKIISTDSLQILEEFARARGFINKKCKIDIQRASKTLIKEYREGKFGKIILDLNIPKQH from the coding sequence ATGCCAAATAAAATAAACTGGTTTCCTGGACACATGAAAAGGGCTTTAAGGTTAATCAATGAGAACCTTAAAAGAACAAATATTGTATTAGAAATCCTTGATGCTAGAGCTCCGCTTAGTAGTAAAAATCCAATAACCGAGCAAATCATTAAAAATACAGGAAAGGAAAAAATAATACTTTTAAACAAGTCAGATCTTACAATTGAAAGAGAAATTTTAAAATGGGGGTCTTATTTTGCTTCCCTTGGTGATCACGTAATAATTAGCAATATTTACAAAAAAGGAATGAAGAAACAAATAATAGACAAAATTAAAAAAGTGGCAAGCGTGAAAAAGATTAGAACTTATACAGAAAAAATAAAAGTCTTAGTAATTGGAATTCCAAATGTTGGAAAATCATCAATAATGAATCTAATAGTAGGGAAAAAAAGCGCAAGCGTTGCAAATAAACCGGGACATACAAAAAATATACAAATCGTTAAAGCAAATGAAGAAATTAATATTTTTGATACACCAGGCTTATTATGGCACAACTTAGAAGACCAAGAAATTGCAAAAAAACTTGCAATCCTAGACATGATAAAAGAAGAAATAATAGACAGTATTGACCTTTCTCTCTACTTGCTTAAAGAAATGCACAATAATAACAAAAGTAACTTGTTAGATAGATATAAAATAATCTCAACGGATTCACTTCAAATCTTGGAAGAATTTGCAAGAGCAAGGGGGTTTATAAATAAAAAATGCAAAATAGACATACAAAGGGCATCAAAAACACTAATAAAAGAATATAGAGAAGGTAAATTTGGGAAAATAATACTCGACCTTAACATACCAAAACAACACTAA
- a CDS encoding N-acetylmannosamine-6-phosphate 2-epimerase: MSINREIGRGLIVSCQALEGEPLHSSFIMSRMALAAKLGGAVGIRANGISDISKIKSEVDLPIIGIIKRVYGNSPVFITPTIREIDELCGEGVDVVALDATLRERPDGILLAKFFDRIRNKYPNQPLMADIGSLEEAVIADKLGFDFIGTTLHGYTKDTEGLNIADDDFSFLKKLLEFNFKSKLIVEGKIDTPLKAKRCFELGVSFVVVGGAITRPMEITKSFVEKINEVVEPENK; the protein is encoded by the coding sequence TTGAGTATTAATAGAGAGATTGGGAGGGGTTTAATTGTTTCTTGTCAGGCACTTGAGGGTGAGCCATTGCATAGTAGTTTTATTATGTCTAGGATGGCATTAGCAGCAAAGTTGGGGGGGGCAGTTGGAATTAGAGCCAATGGGATTTCAGATATTAGCAAAATAAAATCAGAAGTTGATTTACCAATAATAGGCATTATTAAAAGGGTTTATGGTAATTCTCCCGTTTTTATTACACCTACTATTAGGGAGATTGATGAACTATGTGGTGAGGGCGTTGATGTTGTTGCTCTTGATGCTACTCTTAGAGAGCGTCCGGATGGAATCTTACTGGCTAAATTTTTTGATAGAATTAGGAATAAATATCCAAATCAACCCCTAATGGCAGATATTGGCTCTTTGGAAGAAGCTGTTATTGCCGATAAACTTGGGTTTGATTTTATTGGTACAACTTTGCATGGGTATACAAAGGATACTGAGGGGTTAAATATTGCCGATGATGACTTTTCCTTTTTAAAAAAATTGCTTGAGTTTAACTTTAAATCAAAATTAATAGTTGAGGGTAAGATTGATACACCTCTTAAGGCCAAGAGATGCTTTGAGCTGGGAGTTTCTTTCGTTGTTGTAGGAGGCGCGATTACGAGGCCGATGGAGATTACAAAAAGTTTTGTTGAAAAAATAAATGAAGTTGTGGAACCTGAAAATAAATGA
- a CDS encoding PTS transporter subunit EIIC gives MGKFFENAQKFGRSFMLPIAILPASGLFLGIGGALSNPATVRAYTFLDIFFLQAAFKIMSTAGAIIFVNLAPIFAIGVAVGLAKSDKGTAGLAAFIGYLVMNATVGILVDMSGKAEVLSSGAVGLILGIKTLETGVFGGVVVGILTYYLHNRLNKVELPRVLGFFSGSRFIPIVVSFASILLAVFMFIFWPFMQSGISKVGGLVEATGYVGTLIYGVFLRMLGPFGLHHIFYLPFWTTGIGGSEIVDGRLVEGTQNIFFAELAAQGTDKFFVGTSRFMSGRFITMMFGLPGAAFALYRLAKPSQKTKVFGLLLSAALTSFLTGITEPLEFSFLFVAPFLYVMHAVFDGFAFMISHILQITIGQTFSGGFIDFILFGILQGNSRTNWILVPVVGVFWFFLYYLSFAFFISRFDYKTPGREDMLESGDVSLPFRESEGKSVASEVIEGLGGVENIVELDCCATRLRVTVKDPMKVLQSTLDSTGAKKVIIKSNGIQVVYGPGVSVLKNEIEEILGN, from the coding sequence ATGGGGAAATTCTTTGAGAATGCTCAAAAATTTGGACGTTCTTTTATGTTGCCTATTGCCATCCTCCCTGCATCGGGATTGTTTTTAGGAATTGGAGGAGCTTTGTCCAATCCGGCGACGGTTAGGGCCTATACTTTTCTAGACATATTTTTCTTGCAGGCAGCCTTTAAAATAATGAGTACAGCGGGGGCTATTATTTTTGTGAATTTAGCTCCGATATTTGCGATTGGGGTTGCTGTTGGACTTGCAAAATCAGACAAGGGAACTGCAGGGCTTGCGGCTTTTATTGGATATCTTGTTATGAATGCTACTGTTGGTATTTTAGTTGATATGTCAGGAAAAGCTGAGGTCCTCTCAAGTGGGGCTGTAGGGCTAATACTTGGGATTAAGACTTTAGAGACAGGTGTTTTTGGGGGTGTAGTTGTTGGAATATTAACCTATTATCTTCACAATAGGTTAAATAAAGTTGAGCTTCCAAGGGTTCTTGGATTTTTTTCAGGTTCTAGGTTTATACCGATAGTGGTTTCTTTTGCAAGCATTTTGCTAGCGGTGTTTATGTTTATTTTTTGGCCTTTTATGCAGTCTGGTATTAGCAAAGTGGGTGGTTTGGTAGAAGCAACAGGTTATGTTGGAACTCTAATTTATGGTGTGTTCTTAAGAATGCTTGGTCCATTTGGCTTGCATCATATATTTTATTTACCCTTCTGGACAACTGGTATTGGTGGCTCTGAAATTGTGGATGGTAGGTTAGTTGAGGGAACACAAAACATTTTTTTTGCTGAACTTGCTGCTCAGGGTACTGATAAATTTTTTGTTGGAACAAGTCGTTTTATGAGTGGAAGGTTTATTACCATGATGTTTGGCTTACCCGGAGCTGCTTTTGCTCTTTACCGACTTGCAAAGCCTAGTCAGAAAACTAAAGTTTTTGGTCTTTTACTATCAGCAGCCTTGACTTCCTTTTTGACAGGAATTACAGAGCCTCTTGAGTTTTCTTTTCTATTTGTAGCGCCGTTTCTTTACGTTATGCATGCTGTATTTGATGGTTTTGCATTTATGATTTCACATATTTTGCAAATTACAATAGGACAGACTTTTTCTGGGGGATTTATTGATTTTATTCTTTTTGGGATTTTACAGGGGAATTCAAGGACCAATTGGATATTAGTTCCAGTGGTAGGTGTTTTTTGGTTTTTCTTGTATTATCTGAGTTTCGCTTTCTTTATATCTAGATTCGATTATAAGACTCCAGGAAGGGAAGATATGCTAGAGTCTGGAGATGTATCTCTTCCTTTTAGAGAATCAGAAGGGAAATCTGTTGCATCTGAAGTGATTGAAGGTCTTGGGGGTGTTGAGAACATTGTTGAGCTTGATTGTTGTGCTACAAGACTTAGAGTTACCGTAAAAGATCCTATGAAGGTTTTACAGTCTACTTTGGACAGTACTGGGGCTAAGAAGGTGATTATTAAGAGTAATGGAATTCAGGTGGTTTACGGACCCGGGGTAAGTGTGCTGAAGAATGAGATAGAAGAAATTCTTGGTAATTAA
- a CDS encoding carboxylesterase, with protein MTIKNAIFVFIFLLLLTLVSPRVKFKNEFIKVKVPNKLEELDQYLLIGESKFNLEENTKKEIIWHGNKEQTEYSVVYFHGFASSKNGIYPVPNNIAKALNANIFFTRFKGHGIDEKDAFKGVQTQDWLRDIDEAIQIGKLIGKKLIIIGTSNGGAAAIWALENYPNEIHSATLISPNIYPKDKRTSLIYYPWGRQLAYLATGGYNKFETKESKKIEHEVVKTFHTEWQQVDSIIAMMGLVKLINSHGFARITTPMMIIYPPRDPTVDSSKINQFISEYGGYKEEIPITLVESDHSHVPVGNHSHRSAQNTSYFTKYVVAFIKKIKSK; from the coding sequence ATGACCATAAAGAATGCTATTTTTGTTTTCATATTTTTACTTCTCCTAACACTAGTTAGCCCAAGGGTGAAGTTTAAGAATGAATTTATAAAGGTTAAGGTTCCTAATAAACTTGAAGAACTGGACCAGTACTTATTGATTGGCGAGTCCAAATTCAATTTAGAAGAAAACACAAAAAAAGAAATCATATGGCACGGAAACAAGGAACAAACAGAATACTCCGTTGTTTATTTTCATGGATTTGCATCATCTAAAAACGGAATTTACCCCGTTCCAAATAACATAGCCAAAGCTTTAAATGCGAATATTTTTTTTACAAGATTTAAAGGCCACGGAATTGACGAAAAAGATGCCTTCAAAGGTGTCCAAACTCAAGATTGGTTAAGAGATATTGATGAAGCTATTCAAATTGGAAAATTAATAGGAAAAAAATTAATAATTATTGGAACCTCAAACGGCGGAGCAGCTGCTATTTGGGCACTAGAAAATTATCCAAACGAAATACATTCTGCTACCCTAATATCTCCTAATATCTATCCTAAAGATAAGAGAACAAGCTTAATTTACTACCCTTGGGGGCGCCAACTTGCATATCTTGCAACGGGTGGATACAATAAGTTTGAAACAAAAGAGAGTAAGAAGATAGAGCATGAAGTGGTCAAAACTTTCCATACAGAGTGGCAACAAGTAGACTCAATAATCGCAATGATGGGACTTGTCAAGTTAATCAATTCGCATGGGTTTGCCAGGATAACAACCCCCATGATGATAATTTATCCTCCCAGAGACCCAACGGTAGATTCTAGTAAAATAAATCAGTTCATAAGCGAATATGGAGGATACAAGGAAGAAATACCAATTACCCTTGTTGAAAGCGATCACTCACACGTTCCGGTTGGAAACCACAGTCACAGGAGCGCCCAAAACACATCTTATTTCACAAAATATGTGGTTGCTTTTATTAAAAAAATAAAAAGCAAGTGA
- a CDS encoding transcriptional repressor: protein MNNDTMEVHSTLEKVGITNDPILLKALTTELGMKASHSRNRIILYIASNPKEYFTAKEIYNKLITEIPSLSKATVYNTLNVLKERNILKDIKTTDQKETRFYLSLSSTIAHFKCNRCNQVYPIQLDEIKDILKDKLGEEWRTKSIEIIYSGACNNCSQNLSEENVDILCDSSHKENNL from the coding sequence ATGAACAATGACACAATGGAAGTGCATTCCACTTTAGAAAAGGTAGGTATTACCAATGACCCTATCCTGTTAAAGGCGTTAACAACAGAATTGGGAATGAAAGCTTCTCATTCAAGAAATAGAATAATTTTATACATAGCATCAAATCCAAAGGAATACTTTACAGCAAAAGAGATTTATAATAAATTGATAACGGAAATACCAAGCTTATCGAAAGCAACAGTATACAACACGCTCAACGTTTTAAAAGAACGCAACATTTTAAAAGATATAAAAACAACTGACCAAAAGGAAACAAGATTTTACCTAAGTTTGTCTTCTACAATAGCTCACTTTAAATGTAATAGATGCAATCAGGTCTATCCGATACAACTCGATGAGATTAAAGATATTTTGAAAGACAAACTTGGAGAGGAATGGAGAACTAAATCTATTGAAATTATTTATTCGGGAGCTTGCAACAACTGCTCTCAAAATTTGAGCGAAGAAAATGTAGACATTCTTTGCGATTCCAGCCACAAGGAAAACAATTTATGA